Proteins from a genomic interval of Candidatus Binatia bacterium:
- a CDS encoding IS1595 family transposase, giving the protein MKKSLGSSPFPNTPLEAVTRFSDPQVAHDHFAKVRWPNGVACPRDCGSINVEYLPKYRRWYCRVCQGQFTAKVGTIFEDSPIGFDKWLPAVWLIASNRNGISSCELARALHVTQKTAWFMLHRIREAMANPHYEPFGAPVEASAR; this is encoded by the coding sequence AAGAAGTCTTTAGGGTCTTCGCCTTTTCCTAACACCCCGCTCGAAGCGGTGACGCGGTTCTCCGACCCGCAAGTAGCGCACGATCACTTCGCCAAGGTGCGCTGGCCGAACGGCGTCGCTTGCCCCCGCGATTGCGGCTCCATTAACGTCGAGTACCTGCCGAAGTATCGCCGGTGGTACTGCCGTGTTTGCCAAGGGCAGTTTACGGCGAAGGTCGGCACGATCTTTGAGGATTCCCCGATCGGCTTCGACAAATGGCTGCCAGCGGTTTGGCTCATCGCCTCCAACCGGAACGGGATCTCGTCGTGTGAGCTTGCCCGCGCCCTTCACGTTACACAGAAAACGGCTTGGTTTATGCTTCATCGCATCCGCGAAGCTATGGCGAACCCACACTATGAGCCGTTCGGCGCGCCAGTAGAGGCTTCGGCGCGCTAG
- a CDS encoding IS1595 family transposase — MHPKKRKELSGRGYVAKTPVMGILERNTPEPKGNVRAFVIPFVESPEVKGAIRKYVKPGAELHTDGATWYKGLSREYTHQSVDHHALEYVRGHVHTNSIEGFFSVLKRTLKGTYVAPRPKHLQRYVEEQAFCFNARECRDGERFPSALAGADGKRLTYKALTKQR; from the coding sequence ATGCATCCAAAGAAGCGCAAGGAGTTGAGCGGTCGAGGATATGTGGCTAAGACCCCCGTTATGGGTATCCTGGAACGGAACACTCCCGAGCCCAAAGGCAACGTTCGCGCCTTTGTGATCCCCTTCGTTGAAAGCCCAGAGGTAAAGGGCGCGATCCGTAAGTACGTCAAGCCTGGCGCGGAACTCCACACAGACGGAGCAACGTGGTACAAAGGACTTTCACGCGAGTACACTCACCAATCCGTCGATCACCACGCGCTCGAATATGTACGTGGGCACGTTCACACGAATAGCATTGAAGGGTTCTTCTCTGTCCTGAAGAGGACCCTTAAGGGCACCTACGTCGCGCCGCGCCCGAAGCACTTGCAGCGATACGTCGAGGAGCAGGCCTTTTGCTTTAACGCTCGCGAGTGCAGGGACGGTGAGCGATTCCCATCGGCACTTGCAGGCGCAGATGGGAAGCGGCTGACGTATAAGGCGCTTACAAAGCAGCGTTAG